Proteins encoded within one genomic window of Terriglobales bacterium:
- a CDS encoding lytic transglycosylase domain-containing protein — MSKYGKRILLFATLMMATGALAQSSSAVEEQFADLTQSLSGTADRLLTAASAHDAAVPNPVASTAILPQPAEALGLMARSRRWQELRQQIEPILKAQGLPIEVLAVVKVESGGQPDALSRAGARGLWQLMPDTARRYGLIVDGATDERLDPEKATWAATQYLRELLELFGDWRLALAAYNAGEDAVSRAITRSGSREFEVLRLKRVLPEETRKYVPAVLAVMRQLGSVGEPKLPEPITRVSLDNSARVYASTDAGD, encoded by the coding sequence ATGAGCAAATACGGCAAACGGATTCTACTTTTCGCGACGCTAATGATGGCGACCGGGGCCTTGGCGCAGTCTTCCAGTGCCGTGGAGGAGCAGTTTGCCGACCTGACGCAGTCACTGAGCGGAACGGCCGATCGCCTCCTGACGGCTGCTTCCGCTCACGACGCCGCTGTTCCCAACCCAGTAGCTAGTACGGCTATCTTGCCACAGCCAGCGGAAGCTCTCGGTCTGATGGCACGGAGTCGCCGGTGGCAGGAACTGCGCCAACAGATAGAACCCATTTTGAAAGCGCAAGGATTGCCGATTGAAGTTTTGGCAGTGGTGAAAGTCGAGAGTGGCGGCCAACCGGATGCGCTCTCCCGCGCAGGCGCCAGGGGACTGTGGCAGTTGATGCCGGACACGGCCCGGCGCTACGGACTGATTGTGGACGGCGCCACGGATGAACGTTTGGATCCGGAGAAGGCGACGTGGGCCGCCACTCAATACCTACGCGAGCTTCTGGAGCTGTTTGGAGATTGGCGGCTGGCGCTGGCGGCTTACAACGCCGGAGAAGACGCGGTGTCTCGTGCCATCACTCGCTCAGGATCGCGTGAGTTTGAGGTGTTGCGCCTGAAGCGAGTGCTACCGGAGGAGACACGCAAATACGTCCCCGCCGTTCTGGCTGTAATGAGGCAACTCGGAAGCGTCGGGGAACCCAAGCTGCCTGAACCGATTACACGAGTGTCTCTCGACAACAGCGCTCGGGTATATGCCTCGACGGACGCCGGAGATTAA
- a CDS encoding Fe-S-containing protein, whose protein sequence is MGLYAKKKSVGGKYVFWPVWALCGFLALTMLAAAVRLYLDQRPKRSDIAVMDIPEGNEIRFRSADFPAGQLRMFRVSGTGITLAVKRLPDRVHVALSNCTVCSRHGHKSYAQQNELFCGVCNQPMRFAEDALAARIAKGQCPLPEVPVAEERGMIVIATKDVVRVADQALMK, encoded by the coding sequence ATGGGACTCTACGCCAAAAAGAAGAGTGTCGGTGGCAAGTACGTCTTCTGGCCGGTGTGGGCGCTCTGCGGATTTCTTGCGCTAACGATGCTGGCAGCAGCCGTTCGCTTGTACCTGGACCAGCGGCCCAAGCGTTCCGACATTGCAGTCATGGATATACCGGAGGGCAATGAGATTCGATTCCGCTCGGCGGATTTTCCGGCCGGCCAGCTGCGAATGTTTCGTGTTTCCGGAACCGGAATCACTCTCGCGGTGAAGCGATTGCCAGATCGGGTTCACGTGGCTTTATCGAACTGCACGGTTTGCTCTCGTCATGGTCATAAGAGCTATGCCCAACAGAACGAGTTGTTCTGCGGTGTATGCAACCAGCCAATGCGTTTTGCGGAGGACGCATTGGCTGCAAGGATCGCGAAGGGCCAGTGCCCTCTTCCGGAAGTACCGGTTGCAGAAGAGCGCGGGATGATCGTGATCGCAACCAAAGACGTCGTCCGAGTTGCGGATCAGGCTTTGATGAAGTGA
- a CDS encoding DUF2318 domain-containing protein, with protein sequence MVVVAGVLVIAFLAFGRGERADNKGKQVIAVNNEVRIPLSEVSDGNAKFYQYKASNNRLVRFFVIKSSDGVYRAAADACDVCFRGKKGYYQQGDDMVCRKCGRHFPSAAVNEVTGGCNPDGIPRAIQGSDLVIQTAELEQRTVLF encoded by the coding sequence ATGGTCGTCGTGGCCGGCGTGTTGGTCATCGCATTCCTCGCCTTTGGCCGGGGTGAACGAGCAGATAATAAAGGCAAACAGGTTATCGCCGTCAATAACGAGGTCAGGATACCGCTATCTGAAGTAAGCGATGGGAACGCCAAATTCTATCAATACAAAGCCAGCAACAATCGATTGGTCCGCTTCTTCGTGATCAAGAGCTCCGACGGGGTCTATCGAGCCGCGGCGGATGCCTGCGATGTCTGTTTCCGCGGAAAGAAAGGTTACTACCAGCAGGGAGATGACATGGTCTGCAGGAAGTGTGGCCGGCACTTCCCGTCGGCTGCGGTGAATGAAGTCACCGGGGGCTGCAACCCGGACGGGATCCCGCGGGCCATTCAGGGGAGCGACCTGGTTATTCAGACTGCTGAGCTCGAACAAAGAACTGTGCTCTTTTAG
- a CDS encoding FtsX-like permease family protein: MRISTIAFANLNRRRGKAIFLIVGIAIGVGTVVALATLTRSIQEEIGGQLDRFGANILILPQSNTMALDYGGVPVSGVAFDVHQLTNEDLERIHQIPYKGRLSAVAPKTLAYADVDGQKVILAGVDFKNEQRLRRWWRLEGTVPASDTELLVGFEIAKALGLIASESNKNAVAQGADSTHHTAAPDDQFRISVERIKIAGVDHRVSGVLHATGGPEDKMIFGKLVHIQQIAKREGQIDAIEVSALCKDCPIDDIVNQIREKLPHAKVSAIQQAVKARVEMVQRLSRFSAVVSIVVLLIATLMILTSMTGSVVERTREFGVLRAIGFRKWHIIQALILEVLAVGAMGGTVGWILGTGGSWIVLPYFTEFAAPPEARPDLLAAAVVTSILVSVAASLYPVTRASRMDPADAVRSI; this comes from the coding sequence ATGCGAATTAGTACGATTGCATTTGCGAACTTGAACCGACGTCGTGGCAAGGCCATCTTCCTGATAGTCGGCATTGCGATCGGTGTGGGAACTGTCGTGGCGCTCGCCACGCTGACCCGTTCGATCCAGGAGGAGATAGGAGGCCAACTGGATCGCTTCGGCGCCAATATTCTTATCCTTCCCCAGTCGAACACGATGGCTCTCGACTACGGTGGCGTGCCGGTGAGTGGGGTTGCGTTTGATGTCCACCAACTCACTAATGAGGACCTCGAGCGGATTCACCAAATCCCTTACAAAGGACGCCTGAGCGCGGTGGCGCCGAAAACACTCGCTTATGCCGATGTAGATGGCCAGAAGGTGATCCTGGCGGGGGTTGATTTTAAGAATGAACAAAGATTACGACGATGGTGGCGGCTCGAAGGAACTGTGCCGGCATCCGACACGGAGCTTTTGGTTGGCTTTGAGATCGCCAAGGCGCTCGGTTTGATTGCAAGCGAGAGCAACAAGAACGCGGTTGCGCAAGGGGCAGACAGTACCCATCACACCGCTGCTCCCGACGATCAATTCCGGATTTCGGTGGAGCGCATCAAGATCGCTGGCGTCGATCACCGTGTTTCTGGCGTGCTCCACGCGACGGGCGGCCCAGAAGACAAGATGATCTTCGGAAAACTTGTGCACATACAGCAGATCGCGAAGCGGGAAGGACAGATCGACGCCATCGAGGTGAGTGCACTCTGTAAGGATTGTCCAATCGATGACATCGTCAACCAAATCCGCGAAAAGCTGCCTCATGCGAAGGTCTCGGCGATTCAGCAGGCGGTGAAAGCGCGAGTGGAAATGGTGCAGCGTCTGTCACGCTTTTCAGCGGTCGTCTCCATTGTAGTGCTTCTGATTGCGACCTTGATGATTCTCACCTCGATGACCGGTTCGGTCGTCGAGCGCACCCGGGAATTTGGTGTGTTGCGAGCTATCGGTTTTCGAAAGTGGCACATCATTCAGGCTCTCATTCTGGAAGTTCTGGCGGTCGGCGCAATGGGAGGAACCGTTGGCTGGATTCTTGGAACCGGGGGCAGCTGGATTGTGCTGCCTTACTTTACCGAATTCGCTGCGCCTCCTGAAGCAAGGCCCGATTTGCTGGCAGCAGCCGTAGTCACTTCGATTCTGGTGAGTGTTGCTGCCAGTTTATACCCCGTCACCCGCGCTTCGCGGATGGACCCGGCTGACGCGGTGCGTTCGATCTAA